The segment TATACTCCACTTACTGCAGTTTGATTTAATACTATTTTGCAATAAACAGATTCCTGAAGCATCATAAATCCGCTTTTTACTAGATATTTTCTAAATTTTCTATATTCCTTTTGATTTTCTAAACTTATTGTAGGCAAATCGAAAAATACAAATATTCTCATATATCTATAGCTCATAGTTATAA is part of the Acetoanaerobium noterae genome and harbors:
- the cas2 gene encoding CRISPR-associated endonuclease Cas2 gives rise to the protein MSYRYMRIFVFFDLPTISLENQKEYRKFRKYLVKSGFMMLQESVYCKIVLNQTAVSGVYDNLRKNKPPKGLVQILTITEKQFSKSEYLIGENQSDVINSDERLIII